A window of the Acetobacteraceae bacterium genome harbors these coding sequences:
- a CDS encoding antibiotic biosynthesis monooxygenase, whose product MEAIPGRASELSKLLADLAKKVRAEPGNIRYYVYQAQDNGTIFYIEESYKNEKAFHDHMETEHGKSFDQAITRLVIGGKSKVIFLKDVA is encoded by the coding sequence ATGGAAGCCATTCCGGGGCGTGCCTCAGAGCTTTCTAAATTGTTAGCGGATTTGGCAAAAAAGGTTCGGGCAGAACCCGGCAATATTCGTTATTACGTCTATCAAGCGCAGGATAATGGGACGATTTTCTATATTGAGGAAAGCTATAAAAATGAGAAAGCTTTCCATGACCATATGGAAACGGAACACGGCAAATCTTTTGATCAGGCCATTACACGCCTTGTCATAGGCGGAAAGTCGAAAGTGATCTTTCTCAAAGATGTTGCCTAA
- the typA gene encoding translational GTPase TypA, whose protein sequence is MTDIRNIAIIAHVDHGKTTLVDELLKQSGAFRENQHVAERAMDRNDLERERGITILAKCTSVVWKNTRINIIDTPGHADFGGEVERILSMVDGVVILVDAAEGALPQTKFVLTKALAQGIRPILVVNKVDRSDARPDEVHDEVFDLFAALGANDEQLDFPMLYASGRQGWADETLEGPQKDLSALFELIVRHVPAPNLPKDAPFAMVATILESDNFLGRILTGRVEQGRAKVNMPVKVLKPDGSVAETGRLTKLLAFRGLERVAVEEAEAGDIIAIAGLAEATIPDTIAAPDQATPLPSTPVDPPTLSMTFRINDGPLGGREGKKVTSRQIRDRLFQEMEGNVAIQVTTSPESEAFEVAGRGELQLGVLIETMRREGFELTIGRPRVLFREDENGQQTEPFEEVLIDVDEEFSGVVVEKMSLRKGVLQDMRPSGGGKTRLTFLIPSRGLIGYHGEFLTDTRGTGIMNRLFHDYLPYAGKVEGRRNGALISAEDGKTTPYALFALQDRGVMFLGAGETIYTGMILGEHSRDNDLEINAVREKKLTNMRASGKDEAPVLVPPRQLSLEQAIAYIEDDELVEVTPSAIRLRKRYLDSNERKRMSRKKED, encoded by the coding sequence ATGACCGATATTCGCAATATTGCCATTATCGCCCACGTTGACCATGGCAAAACCACGTTGGTGGACGAGCTTCTTAAACAATCAGGGGCTTTTAGAGAAAACCAGCATGTGGCAGAGCGGGCGATGGACCGCAATGACCTAGAGCGTGAGCGTGGCATTACCATTCTTGCAAAATGCACGTCTGTTGTTTGGAAAAATACCCGTATCAATATTATTGACACCCCAGGCCATGCCGATTTCGGTGGTGAGGTGGAGCGTATTCTCTCCATGGTTGATGGTGTTGTTATTCTGGTCGATGCGGCTGAGGGCGCATTGCCCCAGACAAAATTTGTGTTGACCAAAGCTTTGGCTCAAGGGATTCGTCCTATCTTGGTTGTTAATAAGGTTGACCGTAGCGATGCACGCCCAGATGAAGTGCATGATGAGGTTTTTGACCTTTTTGCAGCTTTGGGTGCGAATGATGAGCAGCTTGATTTTCCAATGCTCTATGCTTCTGGCCGTCAGGGCTGGGCAGATGAGACGCTGGAAGGCCCGCAAAAAGACCTTTCTGCGCTGTTTGAGCTGATTGTCCGCCATGTGCCTGCGCCAAATCTTCCAAAAGATGCGCCTTTTGCTATGGTTGCCACCATTTTAGAAAGCGACAATTTCTTAGGACGTATTTTGACAGGCCGTGTCGAGCAAGGCCGTGCCAAAGTCAATATGCCCGTTAAGGTTCTTAAACCCGATGGCAGTGTGGCTGAAACAGGCCGTTTGACAAAATTGCTGGCCTTCCGTGGGTTGGAGCGTGTTGCGGTTGAAGAAGCCGAAGCAGGCGATATTATTGCCATTGCGGGTCTTGCAGAAGCAACGATTCCAGACACAATCGCAGCGCCAGACCAGGCAACCCCATTGCCATCTACTCCTGTTGATCCGCCAACCCTTTCTATGACGTTTAGAATTAACGATGGCCCATTGGGTGGACGTGAAGGTAAAAAAGTAACCTCCCGTCAGATTCGTGACCGTCTGTTCCAAGAAATGGAAGGCAATGTCGCTATTCAAGTGACAACCAGCCCAGAAAGCGAAGCGTTTGAAGTCGCAGGGCGTGGTGAGCTTCAGCTTGGTGTGTTGATTGAAACGATGCGTCGTGAAGGTTTTGAGTTGACAATCGGTCGCCCCCGTGTGCTTTTCCGTGAAGATGAGAACGGTCAGCAGACAGAGCCATTTGAAGAAGTCTTGATTGATGTCGATGAAGAATTCTCTGGCGTTGTTGTTGAGAAAATGTCTTTGCGTAAAGGTGTTTTGCAGGATATGCGTCCTTCAGGCGGTGGAAAAACCCGTTTGACCTTCTTGATTCCTTCCCGTGGTTTGATTGGGTATCATGGGGAATTCCTCACAGATACACGCGGTACAGGTATTATGAACCGTTTGTTCCATGATTATCTGCCTTATGCTGGTAAAGTCGAAGGCCGCCGTAATGGGGCTTTGATTTCCGCAGAAGATGGTAAAACAACACCTTATGCGCTTTTTGCTTTGCAAGATCGTGGTGTGATGTTCCTCGGTGCTGGGGAAACCATCTATACAGGGATGATTTTGGGTGAGCATTCCAGAGATAATGACCTTGAAATTAACGCTGTTCGTGAAAAGAAACTCACCAATATGCGTGCTTCTGGCAAGGACGAAGCGCCTGTTCTCGTTCCACCACGTCAGTTGAGCTTAGAGCAAGCGATTGCGTATATCGAAGATGATGAGCTGGTCGAAGTTACCCCTTCTGCTATTCGTCTCCGTAAGCGTTACCTTGACTCCAACGAGCGCAAACGTATGTCCCGTAAGAAAGAAGACTAA
- the queF gene encoding NADPH-dependent 7-cyano-7-deazaguanine reductase QueF — MSNGLNPLSSLTQLGQNSPLPQSPEEAKLERVPSPHQGKNYLVRFAAPEFTSLCPITGQPDFAHLVLDYIPKNWIVESKSLKLYLSSFRNHGAFHEDCSVTIATKLIELLEPTWLRLGAYWYPRGGMPIDVFYQTGEPPKGVWIPEQAVPPYRGR; from the coding sequence ATGTCCAACGGATTAAATCCGCTTTCTTCCCTGACTCAGCTTGGGCAGAACAGCCCTCTTCCACAAAGTCCTGAAGAAGCAAAACTCGAACGTGTGCCTTCACCGCATCAGGGGAAAAATTATCTCGTACGCTTTGCTGCACCCGAATTTACATCCCTCTGCCCCATCACAGGCCAGCCTGATTTTGCGCATTTGGTTTTAGATTACATTCCCAAAAACTGGATTGTTGAAAGCAAATCTTTAAAGCTTTACCTCTCCAGCTTCCGCAACCATGGCGCTTTCCATGAAGATTGCTCTGTCACCATTGCAACCAAGCTTATCGAGCTTCTCGAACCAACATGGCTGCGTCTTGGCGCTTATTGGTATCCCAGAGGCGGTATGCCCATTGATGTTTTCTATCAAACAGGCGAACCGCCCAAAGGCGTTTGGATTCCAGAACAAGCTGTCCCCCCTTATCGAGGACGCTGA
- a CDS encoding glycosyltransferase family 2 protein, which produces MNLNIHNADAKKVVTLIVPVFNEEESIQSFCKAVATLSLEHYEFDILFIDDGSQDRTVDVIKSLQKTNPHIHLISFIRNFGKEAALFAGLTEAKGDAVIPMDVDLQDPIEVVPEFIKEWEKGADVVLGKRRRRHGDSLIKRLSAAIFYKLHNKICSVQIKQDVGDFRLISAELVPNITNLRERNLFMKGLLNFAGGKEAIVEYDRPARLHGDASQSPIKLLRLALNGIFGYSTVPLRLSTYFGVLSAGVSFCYALYALFETFIKKHKLSGSPLLLTIVLFLGGVQLISIGLLGEYIGRMYIEIKDRPRYLLKRDNT; this is translated from the coding sequence ATGAATTTAAACATCCATAATGCTGATGCGAAAAAAGTCGTCACTCTAATTGTCCCCGTTTTCAACGAAGAAGAAAGTATTCAGTCGTTTTGCAAGGCCGTTGCAACACTTTCGCTAGAGCATTATGAATTTGACATTCTATTCATAGATGACGGTAGTCAGGATAGAACCGTTGATGTCATTAAATCGCTTCAAAAAACAAATCCCCATATCCACCTCATTTCTTTTATTCGAAATTTTGGCAAAGAAGCTGCCCTTTTCGCAGGCCTAACAGAGGCCAAAGGCGATGCGGTGATCCCCATGGATGTGGATCTTCAAGACCCGATTGAGGTCGTCCCTGAATTTATCAAAGAATGGGAAAAAGGCGCAGATGTCGTCCTTGGCAAACGCAGGCGCCGTCATGGTGATAGCTTAATCAAACGCCTTTCTGCTGCCATCTTCTATAAGTTGCACAATAAAATCTGCTCTGTTCAAATTAAGCAGGATGTTGGTGATTTCCGCCTTATTTCCGCAGAGCTTGTTCCCAATATTACCAATTTACGTGAGCGCAATCTGTTCATGAAGGGGTTGCTCAATTTTGCAGGTGGAAAAGAAGCTATTGTTGAATATGACCGCCCTGCCCGTCTCCATGGAGATGCTAGCCAAAGCCCGATTAAACTTCTTCGGCTCGCTCTGAATGGTATTTTTGGATATTCTACCGTTCCTCTAAGGCTTTCCACTTATTTTGGGGTTCTTTCTGCAGGCGTTAGCTTTTGCTATGCTCTTTATGCTCTTTTCGAAACTTTTATCAAAAAGCACAAACTTTCTGGCTCGCCTTTACTCTTGACTATTGTCCTTTTCCTCGGTGGCGTTCAGCTTATTTCGATTGGTCTTTTGGGAGAATATATCGGACGAATGTATATCGAAATTAAAGATCGTCCTAGATATTTACTCAAACGTGACAATACATAA
- a CDS encoding glycosyltransferase: MMPHVALALFVKDEFSDIAGWIAWHVALGIKTFFIYDDHSTDGTWEILQAAAKCYDIRLRRIDPQKVPSFQERQRQAYFQSIEEARNECDWIGFLDGDEYLYLKHFDSLPKFLTQFPHADAVAFSWRIYGSSSRVVRPRRHIVDMFRQHSTKEFADNVHIKSFVRPKKMGKKWVDPHIFDIPITSYARPNGTFLTEKSPKQPVQWEDGYVMHFICRSMAHYIQRIQRRLNEDLFDSDSYWAYFNRNELTDNAPMRFLPKMAEKLKPIQNEILKLAIQHLRDLPITPDPKLYPHKQNFEKLEIVKLISLHGTALYYAPNLGHALNCSEETAKENGFQLVYGLINPKTPQIITLALPENAKNTQLHLLFDERSSSEKLYRLIPTGSGYFNLQHPASHRFFCMTPPEPPSGFGNAVADREKAHEWEKIILEPVSATHLHFKMPKLPFEITHKTSAYKILNWLQTAKTQPSSEDFLNVLYRLSPKVQQELSTYVPGLLWGFC, encoded by the coding sequence ATGATGCCGCATGTTGCGCTCGCACTCTTTGTCAAAGATGAGTTTTCAGATATTGCAGGCTGGATTGCGTGGCATGTTGCCTTAGGAATCAAAACCTTCTTCATCTATGATGATCATTCAACGGACGGTACTTGGGAAATTCTTCAAGCGGCGGCTAAATGTTATGATATTCGTCTGCGCCGGATTGACCCCCAAAAAGTCCCTTCCTTTCAAGAACGGCAGAGACAAGCCTATTTCCAGTCTATTGAAGAAGCGCGCAATGAATGTGACTGGATCGGTTTTTTAGACGGGGACGAATATCTCTACCTCAAGCATTTCGATAGCCTACCCAAATTTTTAACCCAATTTCCGCACGCCGATGCGGTGGCGTTTTCTTGGCGGATTTACGGAAGTTCCAGCCGTGTTGTTCGCCCTAGACGCCATATTGTAGATATGTTTCGCCAACATTCTACCAAAGAATTTGCCGATAACGTCCATATTAAAAGCTTTGTGCGGCCAAAAAAAATGGGCAAAAAATGGGTTGATCCCCATATTTTTGACATTCCGATTACCTCCTATGCCCGCCCAAATGGGACTTTCCTTACGGAAAAATCGCCTAAACAGCCTGTGCAGTGGGAAGACGGCTATGTCATGCATTTCATTTGCCGCTCAATGGCGCATTATATCCAGCGCATTCAACGGCGCCTCAATGAAGACCTCTTTGATTCTGACAGCTATTGGGCTTATTTCAACCGCAACGAACTCACCGATAATGCCCCGATGCGGTTTCTTCCAAAAATGGCCGAAAAGCTCAAACCTATTCAAAATGAAATTCTTAAATTGGCCATTCAACATTTAAGAGATTTGCCGATTACACCAGATCCTAAGCTCTATCCACATAAACAAAATTTTGAAAAACTTGAAATTGTTAAACTCATTTCCCTGCATGGCACAGCGCTTTATTATGCGCCAAATTTAGGCCATGCTCTGAACTGTTCCGAAGAAACAGCCAAAGAGAATGGTTTTCAACTGGTTTACGGCCTTATCAATCCAAAAACACCGCAAATTATCACGCTTGCTTTGCCTGAAAATGCTAAAAATACCCAACTCCATCTTTTATTCGATGAGAGAAGCTCCTCTGAAAAACTCTACCGTCTAATCCCAACAGGCTCAGGCTATTTTAACCTTCAGCACCCAGCCTCTCACCGTTTTTTCTGTATGACACCGCCAGAACCCCCTTCTGGATTTGGAAATGCCGTGGCAGATAGAGAAAAAGCACATGAATGGGAAAAAATCATCTTAGAGCCTGTTTCCGCAACACATTTGCATTTTAAAATGCCTAAACTGCCTTTTGAAATCACACATAAAACATCGGCCTATAAAATTCTAAATTGGCTTCAAACGGCAAAAACACAGCCTAGCTCCGAAGATTTTCTCAATGTTCTCTACCGTCTCTCGCCTAAAGTACAACAAGAACTCTCAACCTATGTCCCTGGATTGCTTTGGGGATTTTGTTGA
- a CDS encoding glycosyltransferase family 2 protein — translation MVRSAVTLFVKDEVQDIVGWIAWHFSIGFEKIFIYDDHSTDGTYELCKLFSKFYNVEVIRTDSKIQNFYWRQADSYKKACRAAIGKFDWICFLDGDEYISLEKDVNISAFLERFSDFNGIALSWRMYGSSGRVVKSKAPTYEAYTYHCQMDLEDCELGKVFIRPESFTFNYGNPHHFTLHDEKYANAWAKPIDLSQKPTHEIIWENACVNHYIVRSMQDFVEKVSKRINSNMTDSDGYWQYFNRNELQTLPNEFFVQKARKMIDFIKRESVKKFLSQGYVAQLAERMPAESKSLLYRLRTAHNATFTLERHSSKVVQDFGNKAGDEVVCVIYENNKNICYFLILTDNDVSTKRFYFEANDCMQSSIAFRVYPSDGLYAFQSLESQHFMACIPEALGGSLVVDRDSVNDWEKFRLEPIERGEVFFSADPTLVHDEKSFAKFIAENNGYFSYGDFLIAWNNMDISSQKKILSSEAGRIISWL, via the coding sequence ATTGTGCGATCAGCGGTGACGTTATTTGTCAAAGATGAAGTTCAGGATATTGTTGGGTGGATTGCATGGCATTTTTCCATTGGGTTTGAGAAGATTTTTATCTATGACGACCATTCAACGGATGGTACCTATGAGCTGTGTAAGCTTTTTTCAAAATTTTATAATGTTGAAGTGATCCGGACAGATTCTAAAATACAGAATTTTTACTGGCGGCAGGCGGATTCCTATAAAAAAGCCTGCCGTGCCGCGATTGGTAAATTTGACTGGATTTGTTTTTTAGACGGTGACGAATATATTTCTCTTGAAAAAGATGTCAATATCTCGGCTTTTTTAGAAAGATTTTCTGATTTTAATGGGATTGCTTTGAGCTGGCGTATGTATGGCTCAAGTGGGCGGGTGGTTAAATCAAAAGCGCCGACTTATGAGGCTTATACTTATCATTGCCAGATGGATTTAGAAGATTGTGAGCTTGGTAAAGTTTTTATCCGGCCAGAGAGTTTCACGTTTAATTACGGCAACCCTCACCATTTTACATTGCATGATGAAAAATATGCGAATGCGTGGGCAAAGCCGATTGATTTAAGCCAGAAGCCAACGCATGAGATTATCTGGGAGAATGCCTGCGTTAATCATTATATTGTAAGATCAATGCAGGATTTTGTTGAAAAAGTCAGTAAAAGAATCAATTCGAATATGACTGATTCAGACGGTTATTGGCAGTATTTTAACCGCAATGAACTGCAGACACTACCGAATGAGTTTTTTGTTCAAAAAGCAAGGAAGATGATTGACTTCATCAAACGGGAATCTGTTAAGAAATTCCTTTCTCAGGGGTATGTGGCGCAATTAGCCGAAAGAATGCCAGCAGAAAGCAAAAGTCTCCTATATAGATTGAGGACGGCTCATAATGCGACTTTCACATTGGAGCGTCACTCGAGCAAAGTTGTTCAGGATTTTGGAAATAAAGCTGGGGATGAAGTTGTTTGCGTAATTTATGAAAATAATAAAAATATTTGTTATTTCTTAATCCTTACCGACAATGATGTTTCGACAAAGCGGTTTTATTTTGAGGCAAACGATTGTATGCAGTCGAGTATCGCCTTTAGAGTTTATCCTTCTGATGGATTGTATGCGTTTCAATCTTTGGAATCCCAGCATTTTATGGCCTGCATCCCAGAGGCGCTTGGCGGCAGTTTGGTTGTTGATCGTGACTCTGTTAATGATTGGGAAAAATTCCGTTTAGAGCCGATTGAAAGAGGCGAGGTCTTCTTCTCAGCAGACCCGACACTCGTTCATGATGAAAAAAGCTTTGCAAAATTCATTGCTGAGAATAATGGCTATTTCTCTTATGGCGATTTTTTAATTGCGTGGAATAATATGGATATTTCAAGCCAGAAAAAAATCCTTTCCAGCGAGGCTGGGCGGATCATTTCATGGCTCTAA